The Mycobacterium paragordonae genome includes a region encoding these proteins:
- the eccB gene encoding type VII secretion protein EccB — MPLRAATWLHVSGYRYQLRRMENALLDAQTDSPGRLWRGSLTAGCVVTVVALAGCLFLSRLWPQPSLGDARIAMGQTSGALYVKVGDAWHPVLNLASARLIAATAANPRQVPESVLARTKHGPLVGIPGAPELIAPPLPARESYWTVCDSDGGAGTTVLLGADLPVGRVGAGQALLVAAGTGAPAYLLYRGRRAMVDLAERAVVRALRLQGRTPHVVSQTLLNAVPEAPPIAVPRVRGAGTPAGAWLPGLRVGDVLRITGAAGEEFYVVLSAGVQRISQVVADLLRFSGSSDVTTVAPGLLRTAPNVDALPVAGIPEQVPSDAGGSTWCAEWTPAAAGQPDIAFLAFPAAPAVALVRLAQADGPGPAVDAFSIAAGRSAYVATQSRVGDRTRVDTRYLVTDTGARFAVHDEEAARLLGLPAMPAPAPWPVLATLPCGPELSRDKASVARDTVPPGP, encoded by the coding sequence GTGCCTCTGCGGGCGGCGACCTGGCTGCATGTGAGCGGTTACCGCTACCAGCTCCGGCGCATGGAGAATGCGTTGCTGGACGCGCAGACCGACTCACCCGGCAGGCTGTGGCGGGGTTCGCTGACGGCGGGCTGTGTCGTGACGGTCGTCGCCTTGGCGGGTTGCTTGTTTCTGAGCCGGCTGTGGCCCCAGCCAAGTCTGGGCGATGCCCGGATCGCCATGGGGCAGACATCCGGGGCGCTGTACGTGAAGGTCGGTGATGCCTGGCATCCGGTGCTCAACCTGGCGTCGGCGCGGTTGATCGCGGCCACCGCTGCCAATCCGCGGCAAGTGCCAGAGTCTGTGCTGGCCCGAACGAAACACGGTCCGCTGGTGGGTATTCCGGGCGCTCCGGAATTGATCGCCCCGCCGCTGCCGGCGCGGGAATCGTACTGGACGGTGTGTGACTCCGATGGCGGCGCGGGTACGACGGTCCTGCTGGGGGCGGATCTGCCGGTCGGCCGCGTCGGGGCGGGGCAGGCGCTGCTGGTGGCCGCCGGCACCGGGGCGCCAGCGTACCTGTTGTACCGCGGCCGGCGCGCGATGGTGGACCTTGCCGAGCGCGCCGTCGTGCGAGCACTGAGGTTGCAGGGCCGGACACCGCACGTGGTCTCGCAGACTTTGCTGAACGCGGTTCCGGAGGCGCCGCCCATCGCGGTGCCCCGCGTCCGGGGTGCGGGTACCCCGGCAGGAGCGTGGCTGCCCGGACTACGGGTTGGCGATGTGCTGCGAATCACAGGGGCTGCGGGCGAAGAGTTCTACGTCGTGCTCAGCGCCGGAGTCCAGCGAATCAGCCAGGTCGTCGCGGACCTGCTCCGGTTCTCCGGTTCGAGCGACGTCACCACCGTCGCCCCGGGCCTGCTGCGTACCGCACCCAATGTCGACGCATTGCCGGTCGCCGGGATCCCCGAGCAGGTGCCGTCGGACGCCGGGGGTTCGACGTGGTGTGCGGAGTGGACTCCCGCTGCGGCGGGTCAGCCCGATATCGCGTTCCTGGCCTTCCCGGCTGCGCCGGCCGTGGCACTGGTGCGACTGGCGCAAGCCGACGGTCCCGGACCCGCGGTGGACGCCTTCTCCATCGCTGCGGGCCGCAGCGCGTACGTGGCAACGCAGAGCCGGGTCGGGGACAGGACGCGGGTGGACACCCGCTATCTGGTGACCGACACCGGGGCTCGGTTCGCGGTCCACGACGAGGAAGCGGCCCGTCTTCTCGGACTGCCGGCGATGCCGGCGCCGGCGCCGTGGCCGGTGCTGGCGACATTGCCGTGCGGACCGGAATTGAGCCGGGACAAGGCGTCAGTCGCGCGCGACACGGTCCCGCCGGGACCCTGA
- the mycP gene encoding type VII secretion-associated serine protease mycosin — protein sequence MSTVRVVGPLLAAVLVSQCAIPPARAVTPPAVDEKWLPPPALPSPVQRTVQRETCAVATAEPDNSDAPAQLAGFDLPQIWQLTRGSGQRVAVIDTGVHRHPRLKEVVAGGDYVSTGDGTQDCDAHGTLIAGIIGATTDPTFSGIAPDVTLISIRQSSVKFGPADNRSGEGVGDVETLARAVRTAADLGATVINISSVACTPVAEAPDDRSLGAALAYAVDVKNAVVVAAAGNSGAHCPSQPAGVTRDTVAVVVSPAWYDDYVLTVGSVDPQGIPSSFTLAGPWVDVAATGEGVTSLNPAGDGLVNRVDGRSPISGTSYAAPAVSGLAALIRARFPELTARQVMQRIEATAHHPAAGWDPFVGNGTIDALAAVCIESPPNAAPAPKPLDVPTPAAVTPRENRPRMLVGAAICLMLLAGALATTRRSGSRRDRVARD from the coding sequence ATGAGCACGGTCCGGGTGGTGGGCCCATTGCTTGCCGCGGTGCTGGTGTCCCAATGTGCGATACCGCCGGCGCGGGCGGTCACGCCTCCCGCGGTCGACGAAAAGTGGCTGCCCCCGCCGGCGTTGCCGTCACCCGTGCAACGCACCGTACAGCGGGAGACGTGTGCGGTGGCGACGGCGGAACCGGACAACTCCGATGCCCCGGCTCAGCTTGCGGGCTTCGACCTGCCGCAGATCTGGCAACTCACCCGCGGCTCGGGGCAGCGGGTTGCCGTCATCGACACCGGCGTCCACCGGCACCCCCGACTGAAGGAGGTGGTCGCCGGCGGTGATTATGTCTCCACCGGCGACGGCACCCAGGACTGCGACGCCCACGGCACTCTGATTGCCGGGATCATCGGCGCTACAACAGATCCCACCTTCAGCGGAATCGCCCCCGACGTCACATTGATCAGCATCCGCCAGTCCAGCGTTAAGTTCGGACCGGCCGACAACCGCTCCGGTGAGGGCGTCGGTGACGTCGAGACGTTGGCCAGGGCCGTGCGCACCGCCGCCGATCTCGGCGCCACCGTCATCAACATTTCGTCGGTCGCCTGCACGCCGGTCGCCGAGGCACCCGACGACCGGTCACTGGGTGCCGCACTGGCATACGCGGTCGACGTCAAGAACGCCGTCGTGGTGGCGGCAGCCGGTAACAGTGGAGCGCATTGCCCGTCCCAGCCCGCGGGGGTCACTCGCGACACCGTCGCGGTGGTGGTCAGCCCGGCCTGGTACGACGACTACGTGCTGACGGTCGGTTCGGTTGATCCCCAGGGCATTCCGTCATCGTTCACGCTGGCCGGGCCGTGGGTGGACGTCGCCGCTACGGGTGAGGGTGTGACCTCGCTCAACCCGGCCGGTGACGGCCTGGTGAACCGGGTCGACGGACGATCGCCCATCTCGGGCACCAGCTACGCGGCGCCGGCGGTCAGCGGGCTGGCCGCGCTGATCCGGGCGCGGTTCCCGGAGTTGACCGCCCGCCAGGTGATGCAGCGCATCGAGGCCACCGCGCACCATCCCGCCGCCGGATGGGACCCGTTCGTCGGCAACGGCACCATCGACGCCCTCGCTGCCGTCTGCATCGAAAGCCCGCCCAACGCCGCACCCGCGCCCAAGCCACTCGATGTGCCCACGCCCGCAGCAGTTACTCCCCGGGAAAATCGGCCCCGCATGCTCGTGGGCGCCGCGATCTGCCTGATGCTCCTCGCGGGAGCGCTGGCGACGACTCGGCGGTCAGGGTCCCGGCGGGACCGTGTCGCGCGCGACTGA
- the eccD gene encoding type VII secretion integral membrane protein EccD — protein sequence MPTTDPELRRVAVHAGSASVDLTLPASVPVAELIPSIADAIGGVTPGTRYHLARLGASPLPHSTTLRQNDIRDGTALVLSPQPPAPPAVRYDDDVQAVSAALGSPPRSRRRLIAALAAACFTAAGALALIRSVGGNPGRADTAAAAAGTAAVTALIVAVVILRIRRDPIAGLTLSLIAATSAALAGLLAVRGTLGAPNVLLAAMAAGATAVLAIRVIRCGVVILAATACSAAIAAVAALASIVTGAPSHAVGSVTALACLGLIEAAPWLSIRSAGLVPSIDGDDQRPESELAARAVRADSRLTSLRAGFAAAAAIAAVTAALAAQRAIGLGAVTGAVLLLHTRTDRPRQLPFAIIGISTLATTLVIATAHLPHQAPWIAALASTAAAAAIYLGFVAPAVTPVVRRGVHAVGCVALALVAPLTCWTCGAFGAVRGLGPLRT from the coding sequence ATGCCGACTACCGATCCGGAGTTGCGCCGTGTCGCCGTCCACGCCGGCAGCGCCTCCGTCGACCTGACATTGCCCGCTTCCGTGCCCGTCGCGGAGTTGATTCCATCGATTGCCGACGCAATAGGTGGTGTGACACCGGGGACGCGCTACCACCTGGCACGACTCGGCGCCTCGCCGCTACCGCACTCGACGACATTGCGGCAGAACGATATTCGTGACGGCACCGCGCTCGTACTGAGCCCGCAGCCGCCGGCGCCTCCGGCCGTGCGCTACGACGACGATGTCCAAGCGGTGTCCGCGGCGCTGGGCAGCCCGCCGCGATCCAGGCGGCGGCTCATCGCCGCACTGGCCGCTGCGTGCTTCACCGCCGCCGGTGCGTTGGCACTGATTCGCTCAGTCGGCGGGAACCCCGGCCGCGCCGACACCGCGGCCGCTGCGGCGGGTACCGCCGCGGTCACCGCGCTGATCGTCGCGGTCGTCATCCTGCGCATCCGCCGCGACCCGATCGCCGGCCTCACGCTCAGCCTCATTGCCGCGACGTCGGCGGCGCTGGCCGGTCTGCTTGCGGTGCGCGGCACTCTCGGTGCCCCGAATGTGTTGCTCGCCGCGATGGCGGCAGGTGCGACGGCGGTCCTGGCGATCCGCGTGATCCGTTGTGGCGTGGTCATACTGGCCGCCACGGCCTGCTCTGCCGCGATCGCGGCGGTGGCGGCGCTCGCGAGCATCGTCACCGGAGCGCCGTCACACGCCGTCGGATCAGTGACCGCCCTCGCCTGCCTCGGACTGATCGAGGCGGCACCGTGGTTGTCGATCCGATCGGCCGGCCTGGTGCCCAGCATCGACGGCGATGACCAAAGGCCCGAAAGCGAACTGGCGGCCAGGGCTGTGCGCGCCGACAGCCGGCTGACGAGTCTGCGGGCCGGCTTCGCGGCGGCCGCGGCCATCGCCGCCGTCACGGCCGCGCTCGCCGCGCAGCGGGCCATCGGGCTGGGGGCGGTCACCGGAGCCGTGTTGCTGTTGCACACCCGGACCGACCGGCCACGACAACTGCCGTTCGCGATCATCGGAATCAGCACGCTGGCAACGACATTGGTCATTGCCACCGCCCACCTGCCGCACCAGGCGCCGTGGATCGCCGCGCTGGCATCGACAGCGGCCGCCGCCGCGATATACCTGGGTTTCGTGGCTCCCGCCGTCACGCCGGTGGTGCGCCGCGGCGTCCACGCAGTGGGCTGCGTCGCGCTCGCGCTAGTGGCCCCGCTGACATGCTGGACGTGTGGCGCGTTCGGCGCCGTCCGGGGCCTGGGCCCGCTCCGCACATGA
- the eccCa gene encoding type VII secretion protein EccCa, translating to MAAVIEVAAPPEVPRSASPSTMLPVVMAVVAVGVTGTVFLTGSPAARSPALLAAPAMMLASLVLTVGRGRRRGTAIGSDRDEYLEYLRDLRPRVIEAARAQHASLMSWRPEPDRLWTFVGGPRMWTRQPAEPEFCRVRVGVGSTPLEPRLAVATAPPAQRCDPVTACALNRFVRTHSTLPDAPIAISLRATNTATFDGDAGRVRGLLRAMVCQLAVSHPPGKLLIVAAVTDRAEWDWLKWLPHNQHPSATDLAGPVRMVYSTVAEVRAGLATSGPAHAVVIVDIAGSHDIAITGATVLRFGDPTPALTIRQSDRRQTLETPDYLGRHDAVVCARRIAAHAGTAKEAADPAGVLGIGADPIALWHNQDRRDRLRVPIGATLDGRPVLLDIKEAAEEGIGPHGLCVGATGSGKSELLRTVALGMMARNPPWVLNLLLIDFKGGATFLEFARAPHVASVITNLADEAPLVARMREALAGEMNRRQQLLRAAGNFPSVAAYDQARGPGSPPLPTLFIIVDEFSELLSQHPDFTDTFGAIGRVGRSLGMHLLLASQRLDEGRLRGLEAHLSYRICLKTLSAGESRAVLGTTDAYELPSTPGAGLLRAADGELVRFQAAFVSEPSQAGGAGNPAVPEVQRFTSETVGAERDREPIRGPSLLQAILDRLEHQGPPAHQVWLPPLDAAPCLRELLADRAPGPLTVPVGVVDRPYEQCRAPLLVDLSGAAGNVAVVGAPRSGKSTALATLITALAATHGPGQVQFYCLDFGGGALSTLRDIPHVGAVADRTQPELVWRMAAEVESTVHARELRRRESGPGDSLPDVFLVVDGWAGLRQDFETVAESIIALAALGLSYGVHVMVSATRWAELRPALKDQLGTRIELRLGDPADSEVDRRQARQVPPDRPGRGLCLEGLHMMVALPGREGLVLQSGGPAAPPIRLLPTQVDYDTVIGDHETRIVLGLEEIQLGPATIDFECQSHLLILGDNGCGKTAALRTLCREIVRTHPAEQARVFLVDFRRTLLGVVTSEHLGGYAMMPAALGVLVSGLVELLQARVPGVEVTQAQLRARTWWTGPEIYLVVDDYDLVTTSTANPLAPLLEYLPYAADLGVHVIVARRSGGAARALFEPVLAGLRDLGCMALVMSGRAEEGALLGSRPPVPLPPGRGTLITRPGVEQLVQVAWSPE from the coding sequence ATGGCTGCGGTCATCGAAGTCGCCGCCCCGCCCGAGGTGCCGCGATCGGCGTCCCCGAGCACGATGCTGCCCGTCGTGATGGCCGTTGTGGCTGTGGGTGTCACGGGGACGGTGTTCCTCACCGGTTCTCCCGCGGCGCGCAGCCCCGCGCTGTTGGCCGCGCCCGCGATGATGCTGGCGTCGCTGGTACTGACGGTCGGGCGCGGTCGGCGCCGTGGCACGGCGATCGGCAGCGACCGGGACGAATATCTCGAGTACCTGCGCGACTTGCGGCCGAGAGTCATCGAAGCCGCTCGCGCACAACACGCTTCGCTGATGTCGTGGCGTCCGGAGCCGGACAGGCTGTGGACATTCGTCGGTGGCCCCCGCATGTGGACGCGACAGCCCGCCGAGCCGGAGTTCTGTCGGGTCAGGGTAGGTGTCGGGAGTACCCCGCTCGAACCCCGGCTGGCGGTCGCGACGGCGCCTCCCGCGCAGCGGTGTGATCCGGTCACCGCCTGCGCCTTGAATCGTTTCGTGCGAACCCATTCGACGCTCCCCGATGCGCCGATCGCGATCTCGCTGCGTGCGACGAACACAGCGACCTTCGACGGTGACGCGGGTCGGGTGCGCGGGCTGCTCCGCGCAATGGTGTGCCAGCTGGCGGTTTCACACCCACCCGGGAAGTTGCTGATCGTGGCTGCCGTGACGGACCGCGCCGAGTGGGACTGGCTGAAGTGGTTGCCGCACAATCAACATCCCAGCGCAACAGACCTCGCAGGTCCGGTGCGGATGGTGTATTCCACGGTGGCCGAGGTGCGCGCGGGGCTGGCCACCAGCGGGCCGGCGCATGCGGTGGTGATCGTCGACATCGCCGGGAGCCACGACATCGCGATCACTGGTGCGACCGTGCTCCGATTCGGTGATCCGACGCCAGCGTTGACGATCAGGCAATCCGACCGAAGGCAGACGCTGGAGACTCCCGACTACCTCGGCCGGCACGACGCAGTCGTGTGCGCACGCCGAATAGCGGCGCATGCCGGTACCGCGAAGGAAGCTGCCGACCCGGCCGGTGTGCTCGGCATCGGCGCCGACCCGATTGCGTTGTGGCACAACCAGGACCGGCGGGACCGATTGCGTGTTCCGATCGGTGCCACCCTTGACGGCCGACCCGTGTTGCTGGACATCAAAGAGGCGGCCGAGGAAGGGATCGGGCCGCACGGGCTGTGTGTCGGGGCCACCGGGTCGGGCAAGTCCGAGCTGTTGCGCACCGTCGCCCTGGGCATGATGGCGCGCAACCCGCCGTGGGTGCTGAATCTGCTGCTGATCGACTTCAAAGGGGGCGCAACGTTTCTCGAATTCGCCCGGGCGCCGCATGTGGCATCGGTCATCACCAACCTCGCCGACGAGGCGCCGCTGGTCGCCCGGATGCGGGAGGCGCTGGCGGGCGAGATGAACCGCCGACAGCAACTGCTGCGTGCGGCGGGTAACTTTCCCAGCGTCGCGGCATACGACCAGGCGCGCGGACCCGGATCGCCGCCGCTGCCGACCTTGTTCATCATCGTCGACGAGTTCTCCGAACTGCTCAGTCAGCATCCCGATTTCACCGATACGTTCGGTGCGATCGGGCGGGTCGGCCGGTCCCTCGGCATGCACCTACTGCTGGCCAGCCAACGGCTTGACGAGGGGAGGCTGCGTGGACTGGAAGCCCACCTGTCCTACCGGATCTGCCTGAAAACCCTGTCCGCCGGCGAGTCGCGTGCAGTGCTGGGCACGACGGATGCATACGAACTGCCGAGCACGCCGGGAGCGGGGCTGCTGCGGGCCGCCGATGGAGAACTGGTCCGTTTTCAGGCCGCATTCGTGTCCGAGCCGTCGCAAGCCGGCGGTGCGGGAAACCCGGCAGTGCCGGAGGTGCAGCGGTTCACCTCCGAAACCGTTGGGGCTGAGCGGGATCGGGAGCCGATACGCGGTCCGTCCCTCCTGCAGGCCATCCTCGACCGCCTGGAGCACCAGGGGCCGCCTGCCCACCAGGTGTGGTTACCTCCGCTGGATGCGGCGCCCTGCCTCCGCGAGCTGTTGGCTGATCGAGCGCCCGGGCCTCTCACCGTTCCGGTCGGCGTCGTCGACCGGCCCTACGAGCAGTGCCGCGCGCCGCTGCTGGTCGACCTGTCGGGCGCCGCCGGCAATGTCGCCGTCGTCGGAGCGCCCCGCTCGGGTAAGTCGACGGCGCTGGCCACCCTTATCACCGCACTGGCCGCTACCCACGGTCCCGGGCAGGTGCAGTTCTACTGCCTCGACTTCGGCGGCGGAGCCCTGTCCACCCTGCGCGACATCCCGCATGTCGGCGCGGTCGCCGACCGGACACAGCCCGAACTCGTCTGGCGGATGGCCGCCGAGGTGGAGTCCACCGTGCACGCGCGAGAGTTGCGCCGCCGCGAAAGCGGTCCGGGTGACTCTCTTCCGGACGTGTTTCTCGTCGTGGACGGCTGGGCCGGCCTGCGCCAGGACTTCGAGACGGTTGCAGAATCGATCATTGCGCTTGCGGCTTTGGGACTTTCGTACGGTGTCCACGTGATGGTGTCGGCGACACGATGGGCGGAGCTGCGGCCGGCGCTGAAGGATCAACTCGGTACCCGCATCGAGTTACGGCTCGGCGATCCCGCGGATTCCGAAGTCGATCGCCGTCAGGCCCGGCAAGTGCCGCCCGACCGTCCCGGTCGCGGTCTCTGTCTTGAGGGCCTGCACATGATGGTCGCCCTGCCGGGACGGGAGGGGCTGGTGTTGCAGAGCGGCGGCCCCGCCGCACCGCCGATACGGCTATTGCCCACCCAGGTCGATTACGACACCGTCATTGGTGATCACGAGACCCGGATCGTGCTCGGCCTCGAGGAAATCCAATTGGGGCCGGCCACAATTGATTTCGAATGTCAATCACACCTGCTGATACTTGGCGACAACGGCTGCGGCAAGACCGCTGCGCTGCGGACCCTGTGCCGCGAGATCGTCCGCACCCACCCCGCCGAGCAGGCCCGAGTTTTCCTGGTCGACTTCCGGCGCACGCTGCTCGGCGTCGTTACGTCCGAGCATCTGGGTGGGTACGCCATGATGCCCGCGGCCCTGGGGGTTCTGGTATCGGGCCTGGTTGAGCTGCTGCAGGCGCGGGTGCCGGGCGTCGAGGTCACCCAGGCGCAGCTGCGGGCGAGAACTTGGTGGACCGGGCCTGAGATCTACCTCGTAGTCGACGACTACGACCTGGTCACCACGTCGACCGCCAACCCGCTAGCGCCATTGCTGGAATATCTGCCGTATGCGGCCGATTTGGGAGTGCACGTGATTGTCGCCCGCCGAAGCGGGGGTGCCGCGCGAGCATTGTTCGAGCCGGTGCTCGCCGGGCTGCGCGACCTGGGCTGCATGGCCCTGGTGATGAGCGGTCGCGCTGAGGAGGGTGCCCTGCTCGGGTCGAGGCCACCCGTACCGCTACCGCCCGGCCGCGGCACCCTGATTACCCGCCCCGGCGTCGAGCAGCTGGTGCAGGTGGCGTGGAGCCCGGAGTGA
- a CDS encoding type VII secretion-associated protein, which produces MRVHRAVIAAGPGRISRTCCTTAETDGSFTAALDAVDDPVALVDERPVAVAALWCTVLRVLIDGHRGALVVCPTWWSTSRVELVTTAARTVAADEVVVCTRASILAQQNSAVLVEIAERLVAISGSDVVAVPRRTDEQALVDEVAAVLKELTPRNLVIDVATAVPGAPRLARLIAEAVGSRHVVTTVDDAALTRLAHVTASVPDGARVVSGGGRTLARLAVAGLTMTAAGLALPAVTAEQPRPAARAEPTTVLVEGQVALTIPAGWLTRRVITGPGSARVQVTSPSDPEAALHVTQTPTPGETLAGAADRLRRAIDAEPAGVFVDFNPAGAGAGRPAVTYREVRATHDVRWTVLLDGSLRISIGCQSRPAARDAVRDACEQAVRTAHAVG; this is translated from the coding sequence GTGAGGGTGCACCGCGCCGTGATCGCGGCAGGACCCGGTCGCATCAGCCGAACATGTTGCACGACAGCCGAAACCGACGGCAGCTTCACGGCAGCGCTGGACGCGGTGGACGACCCGGTGGCGTTGGTGGACGAGCGGCCGGTCGCCGTCGCCGCGCTGTGGTGCACCGTGTTGCGGGTTCTGATCGACGGGCACCGCGGGGCGCTCGTGGTGTGTCCGACGTGGTGGTCGACGAGCCGGGTCGAACTGGTCACCACGGCCGCGCGCACGGTGGCCGCCGATGAGGTTGTCGTGTGCACGCGGGCTTCGATTCTGGCACAACAGAATTCGGCGGTGCTGGTGGAGATCGCCGAACGGCTGGTGGCCATCTCGGGAAGCGACGTCGTCGCCGTGCCGCGCCGCACCGACGAGCAGGCCCTCGTCGATGAGGTTGCCGCCGTCCTCAAAGAGCTGACGCCGCGCAACCTGGTGATCGACGTCGCGACCGCAGTACCGGGCGCACCCCGGCTGGCGCGATTGATCGCCGAGGCCGTCGGAAGCCGGCACGTCGTCACCACCGTCGACGACGCCGCGCTGACGCGACTGGCCCACGTAACCGCGTCGGTTCCCGACGGTGCACGGGTCGTGTCCGGCGGCGGTCGAACTCTGGCGCGGCTGGCGGTCGCGGGCCTCACGATGACCGCGGCGGGGCTGGCGCTGCCCGCGGTGACCGCCGAGCAGCCACGCCCGGCGGCCCGGGCGGAGCCGACGACCGTTCTGGTCGAGGGCCAGGTGGCGCTGACGATCCCGGCCGGCTGGCTCACCCGGCGGGTCATCACCGGCCCGGGCTCGGCGCGGGTCCAGGTCACCTCGCCGTCCGATCCCGAGGCGGCTTTGCACGTCACGCAGACGCCGACACCCGGCGAGACGCTGGCCGGTGCCGCCGACCGGTTGCGCCGGGCGATCGACGCCGAACCGGCCGGCGTCTTCGTCGACTTCAACCCGGCCGGAGCCGGCGCCGGCCGTCCGGCAGTGACCTATCGCGAAGTTCGGGCGACCCACGACGTGCGGTGGACGGTGCTGCTCGACGGGTCGCTGCGGATCAGCATCGGATGCCAGAGCCGGCCCGCCGCCCGGGACGCCGTCCGCGACGCCTGTGAGCAGGCCGTGCGGACCGCTCATGCGGTGGGTTGA
- a CDS encoding WXG100 family type VII secretion target, which produces MSTPASANALNTDFDLMRSVAATTDVRNDEIRAMLQAFIGRMSAVPPSVWGGLAAARFRDVVDRWNAESTRLHHVLHDIAETIRHNEVVLREAGQSHADRIAASAGNL; this is translated from the coding sequence ATGAGCACTCCGGCCAGCGCCAACGCGCTGAACACCGACTTCGACCTGATGAGATCGGTCGCGGCCACCACCGATGTCCGCAACGACGAGATCCGGGCAATGTTGCAGGCCTTCATCGGCCGGATGAGCGCCGTACCGCCATCGGTGTGGGGCGGGCTCGCCGCCGCGCGGTTCAGGGACGTGGTGGATCGCTGGAACGCCGAGTCAACGCGGCTTCATCACGTCCTGCACGACATCGCGGAAACCATCCGCCACAACGAGGTCGTGCTGCGCGAGGCCGGGCAGAGCCACGCCGACCGGATCGCCGCCAGCGCCGGAAACCTCTGA
- a CDS encoding WXG100 family type VII secretion target has product MDQTLSYHFDAIEHSVRQEIHTTAARLNAALDELRSQIAPLQQLWTRQAAAAYQAEQLKWHQAATALNEILIELGHAVRDGADEMAGADRRAAGSWSR; this is encoded by the coding sequence ATGGATCAGACGCTGTCGTATCACTTCGACGCCATCGAGCACTCCGTCCGCCAGGAGATCCACACCACTGCCGCACGCCTGAACGCGGCACTGGATGAGCTGCGGTCGCAGATCGCCCCACTGCAGCAGCTCTGGACCCGGCAGGCGGCCGCCGCCTACCAGGCCGAACAGCTCAAATGGCATCAGGCGGCCACCGCGCTCAACGAGATTCTGATCGAGTTGGGACATGCAGTCCGCGACGGTGCCGACGAGATGGCCGGCGCCGATCGCCGGGCGGCGGGCAGTTGGTCGCGGTAG
- the rplM gene encoding 50S ribosomal protein L13, which produces MPTYAPKAGDTTRSWYVIDATDVVLGRLAVAAATLLRGKHKPTFAPNVDGGDFVIVINAEKVAISGDKLQSKMAYNHSGYPGGLRQRSIGELLQKHPDRVVEKAIVGMLPKNKLSRQIQKKLRVYAGPEHPHTAQQPVPFEIKQVAQ; this is translated from the coding sequence GTGCCTACATACGCGCCCAAGGCGGGTGACACCACGCGGTCGTGGTACGTCATCGACGCCACGGACGTTGTGCTTGGCCGCCTTGCCGTGGCAGCGGCGACGCTGCTGCGTGGCAAGCACAAGCCGACGTTCGCGCCCAACGTCGATGGTGGTGACTTCGTCATCGTCATCAACGCCGAAAAGGTCGCCATCAGCGGCGACAAGCTGCAGAGCAAGATGGCCTACAACCACTCGGGGTATCCCGGCGGTCTGCGTCAGCGGAGCATCGGTGAGCTGCTGCAAAAGCACCCCGACCGCGTGGTGGAGAAGGCGATCGTCGGCATGCTGCCCAAGAACAAGCTGAGCCGTCAGATCCAGAAGAAGCTCCGCGTCTACGCGGGCCCGGAGCACCCCCACACCGCTCAGCAGCCGGTTCCGTTCGAGATCAAGCAGGTGGCGCAGTGA
- the rpsI gene encoding 30S ribosomal protein S9, protein MTETSLETTEVTETEAEAPAVSESFVFERPIQTVGRRKEAVVRVRLVPGTGKFDLNGRSLEDYFPNKVHQQLIKAPLVTVERVDSYDIYALLHGGGPSGQAGALRLGIARALIVATPEDRPALKKAGFLTRDPRATERKKYGLKKARKAPQYSKR, encoded by the coding sequence GTGACCGAGACCAGTCTGGAAACCACCGAGGTCACCGAGACCGAGGCCGAGGCCCCGGCCGTCAGCGAGTCGTTCGTGTTCGAGCGCCCGATTCAGACCGTCGGCCGCCGCAAGGAGGCCGTGGTCCGGGTGCGCCTGGTGCCCGGCACCGGCAAGTTCGACCTCAACGGACGCAGCCTCGAGGACTACTTCCCGAACAAGGTGCACCAGCAGCTGATCAAGGCGCCGCTGGTGACTGTCGAGCGGGTGGACAGCTACGACATCTACGCGCTGCTCCACGGCGGCGGTCCGTCCGGCCAGGCCGGCGCGCTGCGTCTGGGCATTGCCCGCGCACTGATCGTGGCCACTCCCGAGGACCGGCCGGCACTCAAGAAGGCCGGCTTCCTTACCCGTGACCCGCGTGCCACCGAACGCAAGAAGTACGGCCTGAAGAAGGCTCGCAAGGCGCCTCAGTACAGCAAGCGCTGA